CCATTTTCTGAAAAATCTACTTTTCCGAACTTGTCCTAGACAGTTTGTCCAATTTTCACCAAAATTGGCTCGGATCATCTTCAGAGCATTCTGGCAAAAAGTTATCAGAAGTTTTTGATATACCAAACCGTTTTCAAAAAGTGTGTTAACAAATTTGACAATGTGTGTAAAAATGGACATGAGGCTATCTCCGCAATACTTTAGCGGATTCTGACCAAACTTGGTATgtgttataacaagcatgacctgaggGCAACCGAGTAGTTTCTCCACAGCGTCACCTACTGGTCGAAAGTTATATTTCTGCTAATAACTTCTGACCAGTTTGGCCAAAAATTATAAGATTGGTCCAGTTAGATTCTGAACAGCACACAGAATCgaaaaatacttaattttcCTATGTCGGCCTTTTTGAGTGTCGACCATTTTGAGTTTTGTAGTAAAATTTTGTATCAACAAATGTCTCCAGAGCTCagcttcaaccctaatcaaacacagtTGTGTTGAAGCAGGTTTGGAACTTAaatctgcaggaaggtagatctccaggaacagggttggagCTATACAGGCTTGCAGCTGTATTTCAACCATCTTTCATAACTTCCCCAGCCTTTTTTATCCTTTTGGGAATTTCTGTCTGAGTGGCTTGCCAGTGTAAGAATAACAGGCCAGGAGTCCTGAGTGAAAAGATTACAGATCATTGTTCTCAGGGTTAAGAGCTGCTACAGCTCTACAGACTGATGTCAGAAGAGCACAACTACATTAACCACACTCCACAAAATGAGTGGATGATGCCTTTATTTGTAACCTTGCATATCATTCAACACAACCTCTGTACCGAAAAAAGGTGTTTTGTGCCCTATACAAATTTATAAACTCTACTGTCACATTGTAACACCGGCTATAGTAAAACAACCAGAGTCACACAAAATCACAGTTGACAAAATCaactgtattttaaagtttttaaccccattacaatttaaattaaaaaaaaaataaataacaaacctTCTTTGAAAGAACCATTAAACCTGACCACATACAGATATGAAACAACACTCCTCTTAAAGGGGTAGAGAATGCAAAAAGATCACAGATGAAAAGTGATGATGGAGCTCACAGTGGTTAATGTCCATATTAAGAATCCATTTCCCATTCCAGAACAAGCATCAAGGAATATCCCAAGAATAATCAGTCCAAACAAGTACTCGGGATGAAATAGTCCTTAATCTTTTCTTACTATAGTTGATGGTTGGGACAGTCCATACACCCACAAAAGAAAACCCTCTGTatacaaacaaaattaaataataatcagaCCAAACATGAAACATtccatatacatatatacacaatcCATCCCACCAAAAACATCACTTACATTGAGCTGAAAGAACAATAATGTTCCTCAAAATAGGGCCCATACAACAGCTTGAACAAAGATGAGCTCCTAGCCCTGCCAAAGCACATGGCTAAAATCTTATTCACTTCCTTATAAAAGGGTGAGCTAGAATGGTTACCTTCCCCTACTCCCCCCTAGTGACGGGGAGGGAAGCTACCAAAGAAACAGTGGTACTGTTACAACATGCAAGCctgtttttgttcaattgtAGTGTTTCTTCTTCCTGTGTTTAGTTTTACCTGTTCCTTTTTTTCTAGTTTTCCCACCATTAGTCTCATAGGTTACTAATCTGAACACACCTGTTCTGTTACTCCTCGATTACATTTATCCAGGTTATTTAAGCCCTGTGTCTCATTCAGTCCCTTTGTCCAGTATTGACTGTTTAGCGTTTGTGCCACATTTACTCCTGCGTTTTCTCTTTGTGGATTTGTTATTAAAAGACGTTTGATTCAGCTCCTTCATTGTGCACTTGATTCAGCACACCTTTTACAGCTACAACAAACATTGATTTCCAAAACAGTCTGTCACataaatattgtgtttaaaatatctttatagATGAAGTAATATGAAGGAGTTTGGATGTTCAGaataactattttaatgatatgtTTGTAAAATTTGATGTATGAGAATATTCTTGctaaaaaaaactttctcttaaatatttacctttaaacaaaaacaataattcaaAGTAGAATTAGCCTTTACTAACACAAGGTCTAGCAGGCTTAGACTTCTTTTCAGGTAAGTCACTGTTAGATACTAACATGTCTATAGAAATTGATTTTCTACATAAATGCCACTCATTATACAGTATACACTACATATAAACTATAGAAGAGACAGACATTCAGATGTTTGTGAACAGTTACGTAACTGTTATGAACTGTTAAAGATGGACATTGTTAAATTGGACCATTTTATTGCATCAAAATGTTAATACTTTACTACATAGGGATggatcattttattatttgtttattagtCATGCAACAATACTTATTAGGCCTActgtaataatttttattagttagtatttctgttttttttttttgtaagaccttagtctagtgctcttattaatattttagcaTGATTTTGTAAGAGTTTAACTACTAAGACGGAACAAAATAGCATAGCCGTCTTAATGGCCAGTGTCATTCTCGATGTACAGATagtgttattatgctactgttCTTGATTGTGTTGATACAGTTTCTCACAGATAATAATCATGATGATCACTGTGTTTGTCTTACCGAACGTGGTACCCTGTCAGCAATAACACTTAAAGAACTGTTGAACTGTAACAGCTCTGTGGCCATCACAGGAAACACAGAGAATTCAGAATACAGAACAAAAAGACAGTTCATTTACAATCTCCATGAACGTTTCAGAGCAGGCAGAATTCAGGGATGACCTCCGTCTGTGTCAGGTCAAACAGAGAGCTCCAGGACGGCTTCTTTGGTCGTTACAAGACAAGCAAAGAGTTAGAgatcatagatagatagatagatagatagatagatagatatgaaaTCTGTACTGGAGATGGCTTGGCATTTCTGTAATGGTTAGCTGTGATCAGGTGTTTATCTGCTCCTCCTGTCAGACTAGATAAGTTCTGTCTCCTCATCACCTGTTCAGTCTGTCAGAGTTCTAGCAGTAGACagacaacacaacacaacacaacacaacacaacacagagaAGATTAGATAGAACACGGCAAGTCACTTTGAAGAAACTCCTTTTCAAATGTGCAAAGGCAAAAGGTGAGTTACTTTAAGAACAGTTTTATCCCACTGTTgtaaattgcattaaaattgtattgattgattgattgattgacaggAAGCATTCATTTTCcatctttgtttatttattattatttctgttgtTGTCATCTATATTTATGGTGGTGAGAAACGTTTTTGAAGGAAATTTCACACTAAAAACTATGAagttattatttagtttattatcaTCTATTTTCTCTTCTTTAGAAGAAACCTGAAGAACTGGATGCTCCCAAAATAGAAGTTCTGAATTCCTGTGATGCCATTTAACTTTCAAACCTGAGCGACAGGATGACAGAAACATTTTGGCATCTGCAAGATTTCACCTGAAGAAAATAACTACAGTATTTGTCACTGAGTACAACATGTAACTAGaaacaaacaatatttcatCTTAGAAAAAGAATCAAGAAGGATGTATTTTATCTTCAGAAGTCAAGCACAAGACCCAGAGATCTTCATTAAAGGTGCGTAAAACATTTGTCAGATCAAACTGTTACTTGTGTTCTATAAGTTCAGTCTTATTCGGTAATATATATTACCTGTCACAAAACTATAGACATGAACAACTAACCAGGACGACATGGTGGGTGGATTCTGTGAGCAGTGATGTTGATaataagttattttttattgcagAACGTTGATTGGAcaatattataacaatattgtacaataattaaataatatcttAAGATATTAGTAGTAAGAACAATAGACAGTTTCTCTGTGACCTCTTTTGCTCAAATGCTTTCGGCAAAACAATTAGCTGTTAATGGTAAATTGAATGATATTTCTagtagggtgaccatacgtccGCTTTATCCTGGACGTGTCCTAACTGGGGATTCTAAATGTCCAGGATTTTGACCTGTTGGCATGCTCTCTACAGTCCtcatatattatatgtatgtgcATTTGCATTGCTTTGACTGTTCTCTGTAGATCCCACCTTCTCTCACACAATGCCTGCATactattggtcaaactactctTCAATCAAACTACTTTTTCAAAGCCAAAATCCATACatttaaagtgattttaaaatcctggccaggacattttaagaaaaaaagaggacATATGGTCACCCTAATTCTAGCCAAAATTAGTTGACAGTTAAGACACCTGAAAATGTACTTGCATACGCATGCGCTTTCATGTGGGTGCCATATTGACATCATAGATCATTCTCTAAAATGTGTTGTAAATTTAGATATTTAGATTTTAGTTTGTAATTTGAGTGGTCACTTCGAAAAACCAAAATAcgatggcaaacaggtatgtttttattgaattttgggGTAAATATTTCAGATCGTCAAAGACACATGCTATCGTTACAGTATAGCATGGAAGCTAACTGCTTTGGTGTTTGTAGAAATATCATTTATTCCCCATAAAAGCAGCCTTAATTgtatacattacaaataaatagattaatatCAATTGCAAGATGATGTTTGTTTTATCAGTTTTAAGAAAACTGATTCATTAGGAGCTGTAAGTCTGGTTGTTCAGTCTAGCTTTAGCTGGTTAGACAGGATAACAATCTACAGAGAGAAAATAATCTAGTTGTGTGTGGATCAAATACATTGTTACTTTTTGCTATAAGTAAAGAACATTCtacaaagatttctatttttaacaaTGAATTCAATAAATTATGTACCTTCTGAGCAAAAAGCTCATTTGGgttcattgttgttgttgttgttgttgcttaaACTAATGCTATTGCTAACAAAATATACTATTAATCAAATGTTAGTTTATAATTTAGtgctgtaaattaaaataaggtAGGCTACTGCTATTTAAATGGGACCAGACATAACAGACAGATCATTGCAGGCAGTAACGGATGGCAGAGACATGTTCAGTATTACTAATGGTGAAGATTGAGTAGACGATCAAGAGTAGGTCTACATGTGAACAACTTTTGAAAGTCAACTTGTGTCTCAGTAGTCCTAGAAGTAAATTTGAGAGCGATTAACAAATATCTGGTGTGAATTTATGATCATTCCGCCTGGTTAATGTTGACGTCACTTCCGTCTGATATCATCCGTAGCatgcattatatattaataCGGAAGAGTTTTATGACACTCTGTGTGCTTTGAAAAAATAGTTTTCAATCttaatttcagaaatatttatatgcaatatatttaaataaaacatatcagCATTATCAGGGCACCAAGATGATCAGGTATGTTTGATGAATTTTCAACGAAGTGCAATTTGGACAAACACGTGTATCAGCGAGGACTTGATGTAGTTTGTAGGTTTTCAAATGCCTTATTTAAAGTAGAATTAAGAGGAAGATCTTTTAAGCATCATTAATTTATCATTAATCAACAAGTTTATCTGCAAGCAAAAAACTGCACAtattatttagtcattttgcaatAGCATTTTGTATTACTATCTTTTGTGTCTCAGAGCATGCCGTTTTATTTGACTTACATGAAATTATTCAACCACAATACTGCAGAATAAGTCTCACAAATATTAAAGTTGTGGCAATCAAACACATGATGTTGGAATTACTAGTGTCATAATCTCCTGCCTTTTTTAAccacatttttttctgtttgtgcaGTTGCTGCTTCATCTTAGTGTTTGCCGTGCTGATAAACAACGGTGAGCAAGAaacaaactaaatttaaaagttAAATTCACACATCATGTATAAATGCAAACCAGTGTGTTTACAGTTAATGTTTGTGTGATTTCAGTGTGTCTGCAGGGCATAGTAGAGGGTGTTATTGGTGGTTCTGTTGTCCTGCTGTGTTCTTCAGCTGAACATGATCTTAAACTTCAAGACACTGATGTGCACTGGAGAGACAACAATGACACAATTATGTATAGTATAATTAAGGGTGAACATTCATTAGTAGGACAAGACCCACAGTACAAGAACAGAGTTGAAACATTTCCTGATGAGTGTCTGAGAGGAAACTTCTCCGTCAAACTTGCTGCTGTCACTCACGCTGATGAGGGAAAATACATCTGCTACATCACAAACCCATCTGATTCTCAACAGAAGACTGTCCAGCTGATCATAAAAGGTCTGCAAAACTGGTTAATTTATGTAtgatgattttaatttaaaaagtgttaATAAGTGTTTGATCAACTACTGATAGTCCAGTCTGAATGCTGATGTATATACATGATGGACGGATCTGTTGTGTTTATCACAGTGTAATGTTGATGTTGTTTTCTTTACTGTTTTGTTGTAGAATCAAAAGCAGAAAAAGGAAACAAATCCAGTGATCAAGAAGAAAACGGGGCAGACAGTGTGGGGAAATCATTGCT
The sequence above is a segment of the Onychostoma macrolepis isolate SWU-2019 chromosome 22, ASM1243209v1, whole genome shotgun sequence genome. Coding sequences within it:
- the LOC131530809 gene encoding CD276 antigen homolog gives rise to the protein MANSCCFILVFAVLINNVCLQGIVEGVIGGSVVLLCSSAEHDLKLQDTDVHWRDNNDTIMYSIIKGEHSLVGQDPQYKNRVETFPDECLRGNFSVKLAAVTHADEGKYICYITNPSDSQQKTVQLIIKESKAEKGNKSSDQEENGADSVGKSLLWVSIVVALLVLSIGLIAGFSIFHLRKRNQATSLSSVSTEEQITVP